In the genome of Arabidopsis thaliana chromosome 4, partial sequence, the window GGTGTCACTACACCAGAAGTTAGCTTTGAGCCATCAGGAGTCAAAGCACCTGAACCCAACCTTGAACCTTGTCCAGCAGGTGTGATGGATCCAGAACCGAATCTTGATCCCCATTTACGCGCTGTGAAGTGctcaaaaccaagaaacttTGGAGGTTCGCCGATACGAAACTCGATGATGGAGCATTTCCCTGGGTAAGGAGAAGATGTACCTGAACCAGGAGAGATTAGATTACCACCTGGACTTCCAGGATACACTTGACAAGACTTAAACTCGTAGTGTGCAGCTGAAAACTTCTGATTCATTCCACCACCACTGTTCCTCCTAGCCCTTTCCAATGAAGATGTAAGTAACTGAGCAAAAGGCACTTCAGGGGAAGAAGGTGATTCAGGAGGTGGCGTGAATGGCGCGGTGGAGGGTTCCGTTGTGAAAGCAGAGAACACTGGAGGAGTAACAGGTTGAGTCTCATGAGCGTATGGTCCAATAGTAAAGGCTGAAGGCGGTTCATTGACGGTTAGGGAACAAAGTAGACCAGGATCAGGAGTATGTGACGCAGAGGGAGGACCTGATGGCAGAAAGGAAGCAGGAGATGAAGGAGGAGCTATAAAGGGCATGAATATTGAAGTAGAATTGCTCGAAGAGTTTTGGACTGGAGCCACCGCAGCTCCTGATGCAGCTGGTTCGGGTACAAGCACCGCGTGGCCTATCCttttattgttcttcttgGATCCAAAACACCAGTACAAGCTCCACCAGCTtcccctttttttcttttgaaattcaaaggacataataaaaacaagattagTGATCAGCTAAAGATTCAATGGCTTATAGCTTTATCAAGAAGTTTAAATCTTGCTGAAACCACACCTACTCTGGTGCTGCTGATAAATAATAGACATTTAAAATAAGTTCAAATCTCGAATCTTCTTATATTTCTACTTTCGTCAAAAACTCTTTAATCCTAGTTAAGTAAAGCAATAACAGGTAAATGAGCATAACTAATAAGTAACgcaaaaatctcttaaaacttTGTTTAATTTCGTTACGTAACACTTGCAAAAACAgatcaaacatcaaaaacatcaCGAAATTCTCACTTTTACTTATAAAAACCATGTCTCTGAGCAATCAAAACTACAATCACGATACACCGTCAGAAACGTCGGCAAATCAAAGCAACAACACtgatctttaaaaaaaaaaaaaaagaaccaaaataaaaacattttcactcagaaaaaaaaaaaagagctcaTAGAAGTACCTGAACCGACGACGGTTGTGTTCTAGACTCAGCGGAGACGATGGCGGAAGCGGCGGCGTTCACGGTGTCGACACTACTATTATTAACGCTCCTCATAGCTCAAGACCAACGACGACAATCAAATAACATCCAGATTTAGTAACTTTTCTTTCACCACTTCTTGATCTCACAGCAACTAAGGAGGTAAaatcataaacacaaacaaaatacgAAACGAATAACGAGAGAAATgaataatgaagaagaaagaatgagaGAATAAATAAAGGAGCAAATGGCTTTTATTATGGATATGAGCCGcttcttctattcttcttctcctctctctctctctctgtcacCGGTCGTTATCTTTTACAGTTTTCATTCAATTTCCCACGAGATTTTGCCACGTCATCATAATTTGACGGTTTGGACCCACGCGCTtccatgtatatattatttattcgCTATTATTgtgttaaaatattaaaattatcattatGATTATTGCTAAAAATAATTGGaaaggaacaaaagaaaaaaaacacttaaaaaagGGAGAGTAACGCATATATATAAGTGATGAGTCCCCAATGCAGACAAAtggctttctttttttcaaaggCAAAATTGATTGGAGtgacttaaaaaaataaaataaacttcaagaaaacatgtttataCCAAGATTACCCTCGTTATTGTCGTGGTAATTACAGGGGTATGCCACTCAGTAATGGCTGGCGTCGCGAAACTCGTGAGCATTGCGAGTCTTTTAAGATAAATGCGCCGCTGATTTCATTCCGTTGGGTGGCGAGTGAGATCCTCGTGACttacattagtttttttctctaactTATTTATTAGCTTTCATATCAACATAGTTATTGCTAAGGTCGGGTTTGGAATGATTTcttttaatggtttttttttaatttataaaacggCAATGTTTCTATTTTGCATGGTGTACACATGTGAAAGAACACGTCTATCTACTACAATCAAGTACGTATGTCCAATATATTCACTAGAGAGCTTTTAACAGCTGAAAAAGTTAATATTCTTTATCTAGTCAAGTTTATATTCTCGTGTAAGCTATGATGAGACTGACTCTATCAATTCTTTGGCGATTTTGGATTCTAGTGTGGTCAGTTTTGAGCTTCTTTTGCATGTTATGAGAATATTTCTCAATGAACTTGAAATGGAATATATTTGTTGGGCAAATTATACTTCTAAACATATAATGCTAATAAGATTAATAAAATCACCAAATAATAAGATGGTATAACATACTTTGTTAGCTAGAAAAAATCGAATGACTTCCATGtgatatatttgaatatgCATATTCTAATAAATGCCAATAATAAGATGTCTCTTCGTCCACCCATGAGATGCACAATTAGACCTATTTGATGTGAAGACTTGGAAATCTTTGATGGGTATCTTCGAAATTGattagtttctaattttaaatatcCTTAAAATACCAATTAGCTCTAGAAATTATCGACGTAAAAAGAGGTCTAAAAATTATCGATTTATTAGACGGTGGGAGTGGATAGTCAACTAAAAAGAGTTAAAGAGATTCTTTAGAATCGAATCGAACGGTTGTAATTTGTAAACGGCCTTATCAAAATGGTTAACAACTATACTATTAGTTTGCCTAACCAGTAGTTgactttttattattgttatttccttttaaggttttttataCACATGAGACTAGAATTAGGAGGAGAATTTCACTGCTCTTAGCCGCCATACTTTAGTAATGGCGGATCTTCGATGATGTATCGATTATGATTTTGTAGGGTTTGTGTTTTATGAATGattaaacatttaaactaAACCAAAGCGACAAAGAAGATTTGTGAGGGTGGTTTCGATAAGGATTTTGTAGGGTTTGTCATTTGTCATTTGTGAATGATTAAACTAAACCAAAGCGACTAAAAAGATTTGAGAGGTTAGTTTagtaaaattgattttatagGCCAAtgaaaaagggaagaagagaagggtTTTATGGGCTAAAAGAGAGCGCACGTGTGCATcgcattctcttcttcttttgcttttgttgagTTGCGTAATGACTTTTACGTGTATCCCTCGTGCGTGTGTACGAATGCGACCCTTTAcctttctttgtctcttgagaAGTTGGATATTCACTTTTACATTATTTAAACACTATATCAGTAACATAAATGAAGTATAGAAAAACCTatcaaacatattttgaatgtttttattctaatgctttgaaaaagaaaaagaaaaaatatatatatcataatacTTAAGTACTATGGAATACgtaatatacaattatttttgtatgtgAATATCCAATTTCATTTGCGATgttaatatacattttttagattttatcaTCAATCATGGCAAAATATAGTCTTTTGAATAGATGAGCATATCCTTAGTAGAAGCCACTCGAAGCAATCATGGATGTCTTCCAATGACCATCTAACATTTAAGTCATTATTGGAAACTTAAAGAAGTTGTATAACAAAATACTTAGATGTTATTATGAGGATGCTcttaaattagtatatgtcAAGTGTTGTTATTGAGAATATAGCAATTACTTCTCTCTCTATTATGCTCATGTTGGATTGTGAATCCTTAAGAAAAATTCTTAAGACtgatatttataagaaaaaaaaactgaacatGGTTCAGATACCGGGTTTCAAAACATTATGGTGTTAAGTCCATACAAATGTACTTGTTTTAAAGTAGAAAACATGTGTGGTGTTGGTCAAGTTTTTCTATTACATCCTATCAAAGCATGTACACAATTTTAGGTAGACGTAATAATGTTGTTAGTATTCTCTTTACGGAAGATGTGTGTGATGCGTCCTATCACATATTGTCATTGCAAAGTGTGTTAGCTCATTATGCACATGGTGGTTTAGCTCTTTATGTAGATTGTTAGGATCTggtttgaaaaaataaataatagttaCTTAACATtcatacccaaaaaaataataaagaataGTTGATAATATTTCATGAAAATCGATTTGTTTTGGTGGACATACATCGTCGTCTCTACTCTATTGTCTCGATCGCAAGTAATATGACAAATAAAGCAGCAGCCCTAGCAATAAAACATGTGACTACTAAAATAGGAGGATTTATCTTTACTTGACGaactataaattaaatatctacTCTTTTACCTTGACTTTGaaaattactttttaagattGCCTTTTACAATTATGTGGAATAGCGGCACACATTTACGTAAATTTAACTTCAATTTAAAACAATgatttattcattttcatcATACAAACTTTTCAGCacattttctcctttttaatataattttatatattatagatagaGATATAGATCAAACAATGTATGACTTTAAACTTAGATTGTAAATTCTTCTTACTATGCTCGAAAATTTCATCTACGTATATAGATCTATTGTAAACCTAAGTTTAAAACGGAAATCAGTTATTGATAGTAATCTAGTAAGTTTAATCAACTATGCGTTATAACATAATGAAATCATATATACGAGCTTAGATATCTAATTCAGTTAATCAACAAGTCAACTAAACAAGGCTTCACTTTTCCACACCTCTACAGATcgaaattattatatattcgAATTATGTAACTAATGTAAGTCTTGCAACGTGTGGATAGATACAAAATGGATATGTCCATAGgtatacatattaaaaatataactagaAATGGTATATtactaacaaaattttacCCCCAAAGGTGGCCATCCACTAGTAGCCACATGCTTATCTAGTAGACATTGAACATGATAAAAAGTGCCAAATAAGTGGAATAATCAATGGGAATCTTCATtcctataaacaaaaacattttcaagcCTATGACATAGCTAGCTACTCTACAACATGTATATGCCAATTGGgatataaatgtattaaagCATAACCATTAATTTgacaaatagaaataaatagtTCAGAATGTATAAGTTGAGAAAAGTTATAATGATTGGTAGGGAGagactcaaaaagaaaaaaggatggGTAATGGGACCTATTTTCCCCAACATCCCACATGCACACTTCCCTCTCCATTCTCTCacatttatttctttcattctAATTTATCCATTCCGTGTGTAACATATTCACTAATAATCTCATCTCACTAACTCATTCATTGATTGTGATATGTTTATCTAGAATTAGTGTTTTAACACTGTGTCTACATATGATTTCCTTTTCATTGTATGTGAACATGTTAACTCACTaatcattttgtattttcGAGTTAACATGAGTCTCCACTTCGGTAGACTAAAGTAAAGATAGGTTTGAGtataataaagtttaaaatttgctttaaaatcaatatttataaataagtttttatCATAAGTGATTTTTGTATGTTATATTGGACCTTGTATAAACAGACTAcagaagaaaattatttatgagAACTTGTAATGTTAGAGTGGACCTCGTATAAACTAATTATGTGGGCTTTTACCATAAactatttatgaaaattattatGGCCCACACCACTATAACTAAAGCCCACATATTTAGCAGCCCAGTTTCATTGTAAGAGACATGTTCGCTCTGGAACTAGAATTTTCTGGTTTTTGggtatttgttttcttatgtgtaGAGAAATGATGGTAACGATTAAATGTTGTGTATTACAATTTACAATGGTAAGAcgattaatatatttacacacaattttgttgttgctgtaACACGTTAGTGTGTGTGATGATAGAATTTCATAAAGCTTTAACTACGAGGGGCAAAATGTTAATTCTAAATAGTTGACAGCAGAAAAAGATATGTATACATAATATAAGGATTAAAAcgtaaataataataaataaggCGAGTTAAATTAAAACCCTGTTAAAACCCTAGCTTGAAACACATGTATAAAAACACTTGCGAGCGCAGCTTCATCGCCATCGccattctctctctcatcaAAAGCTTTTCTCCTTGATTTTCGCATTCTTTAGAGTCTTAACGCAAAGATGAGACCTCCTCTAACTGGTAAGAACCCTAGCCgcctcttctcttttcttcattgcTTGCTTATCAGATTAACAATGGCGAGTGACACTCTTAGCTCGTTTAgtctttaaaactttatgtCTTTAGCTGAACTGATTGTcaactttgttcttttttgcttAGAACTGTATTGGGTCTGCGTTAGTTCTATCGGATATAGAGTTGATGGTTGGGTTTTATGTTAAACATGGAGTCTCTAATGAATGGTCTTTTGTGTTCAGGAAGTGGTGGTGGGTTCAGTGGTGGAAGAGGGCGTGGTGGATACAGTGGTGGTAGAGGTGACGGTGGATTCAGTGGTGGTCGAGGTGGCGGTGgtagaggaggaggaagaggttTCAGCGACCGTGGTGGTCGCGGCAGAGGAAGAGGACCACCACGTGGTGGTGCTCGCGGCGGCAGAGGACCAGCTGGCCGTGGAGGCATGAAAGGAGGAAGCAAAGTGATTGTGGAACCTCACAGACACGCAGGAGTGTTCATTGCAAAGGGTAAAGAAGATGCCCTTGTTACCAAGAATTTGGTTCCTGGTGAAGCTGTCTACAACGAGAAGAGAATCTCTGTTCAGGTATTATAGAGGATTGATTAATTGATTGATGGTTTGTATTTGCACTCcttttgatgaatttgtttttaatggtTCTTGTGATTGAATCTGCAGAACGAAGATGGAACCAAGACTGAATACAGAGTTTGGAATCCTTTCCGTTCGAAGTTGGCTGCTGCTATTCTTGGTGGTGTTGATAACATCTGGATTGTAAGCATCAGCTTGTGTGAAtcttattgttgttgtttgcgAGACTTGGTTCATATATTGATTGTTGTTCCCGTTTCAATGTAGAAACCTGGTGCTAAAGTTCTATACCTTGGTGCTGCTTCTGGAACCACAGTCTCTCATGTGTCTGATCTTGTTGGCCCTGTAAGCAGAACCCGTCCTTTATGTTGTGATTATCAGGTTTTAGACGTGTATTGGAGTTTCTTATATATTGCCTTTGTGATCTGATAGGAGGGGTGTGTGTACGCGGTTGAGTTTTCTCATAGAAGTGGTAGAGATTTGGTGAACATGGCAAAGAAGAGAACCAATGTTATTCCAATCATCGAGGATGCTAGACACCCAGCTAAATACAGAATGCTTGTAGGCATGGTTGATGTTATCTTCTCTGATGTTGCTCAGCCAGATCaggtttgcttcttttgtttaacTCACAATGAATGTCTAAATATTTGCCTCAAAAAGCTTGACCCAATACCATTATATGTGTCCTTTGCTTTAAAATGGTGTTTTGATAATTGCAAATGATGATCTTACTTGGATTCCCCTTCAGATCATTATGGGTGATGCAATCTCCAAGTTTCTGATGTACTgaaaattcttgtttttgtttttgttaagcTTAATCTTATTTTACTATGTACTTGTTTTACAATTTCGTTTTTAAGAAcaatactaaatttaaatGTCTATTATTGCTCGGTTTTGGTTCTCCTGATGTTAAACCTACTTGTTTTCTAAATGCCATTCAGCTTGTGGGTTGCTTCTAGTATACTTTAtactgttttgtttatgaaattttCTGTGCCATTTAAAACCGTGCAGGCTAGGATCTTGGCTTTGAATGCATCATACTTCCTCAAGTCAGGAGGACACTTTGTGATCTCAATAAAGGTGGGTAGCAATCGAAACATTTATTTAATCCATGATCTctcaagagagaaagattagTGAACATGTATTGTCTCATTTTTGCAGGCAAACTGTATCGACTCCACCGTTCCAGCAGAAGCTGTGTTCCAGACTGAAGTGAAGAAGCTTCAACAGGAGCAATTCAAACCAGCTGAGCAAGTGACGCTTGAGCCATTTGAGCGTGACCATGCATGTGTCGTTGGTGGCTACCGTATGCCTAAGAAGCCAAAGGCTGCTACTGCTGCTTAGAAGTTTTCTACTCTACGCTCTTCCCAGTACCTCAGATTTTGCTTTGTCTCGGTCTCTTTAGAATCTGTatggttttagggtttatcttAAATTTTGAGCTTTGTAATCATTTTGAACCCTGGTTATGTTCACTTGGCTTCCAGCGCTAACTTTTTCGacaagtttttgatatatggAACAATTATAATAGAATTTTGTCGACTGAGGttgatttctttaaataaTGACACCTCGTAATGCAAATGTAAAACGCCGCAAGAATTTgcacacaaacaaaacaaagtttgaagaCACGTTGCATTTTTAGGACACAAGCCAAGGAAATGTAAATACAAAAAGCTCACGCAGAAACTGTAACAAAAAACTAATGTCAGAAGTGGGGTTTGAACCCACGCCCTCTTACGAAGACCAGAACTTGAGTCTGGCGCCTTAGACCACTCGGCCATCCTGACCTTCTTTATTAAATATCATTGACAACATATATAGCAGGATGAAAAAACTAGAATGGCTTATTCTCAAGCATCTGGAATTTTATTTGggttacaaatttttttgatacATTTGGGTTACATGAGGAAAAGTAACTAACATTTGTAATGcaatttttccttttggaAGTAAGTAACAAAACATAACTGATGGAACAGTTTCCTACAATCTAAAACTCTAAATAGAACAATTTGGTGCCCAAACCAAtgaaagacaaacaaaaagtcaCTACTAagcttaacaaaaaaaaaacatcaatcacGCAAGTATATCCTTGGATGTCGTCTCACTCCCTCCCCATTTCTTCATACGTTCCATCGTCTCCTCCACCTGTTCATCACAGTTGAGATCGATTCAATTCAAGGAATGAAAAAGTGTATATAACAAACATGGTGTTGTATATCTGGTTCTTACCTCTTTATTCCAGTTTGTCTTATACAGAACAATCAACAGTAACAACGTTTGAAGCGCTGTCCCGGCTATCATTCCAGACCAAAGTCCCTGAAAACATTATACATAAGTTTTAGCTTCAGCATTAACTGACTTAACTCATGCCATTTTCTAAATTCTCTAACCATCACTCCAAAGTTTGCAATGTAACCAAGAAGATATCCAAAGGGAAGGCCAAAAATGTAGTAACAGCCCAAGTTGATATAGGCCACTAAGCCTTGCCAACCGCCTCCAACAGCCACACCTAAAAAGATGAACAAATCAGGACGGTTATAATCTGATGAGATATCCAGTtcggtttatatatatatcaggtttagattttagtaCCAGAAACAACCGGCTGCACACTGTTGAGAACCATGGTTATACCAAGAAGATAAGCTAGCTTAGACACTGCACGCTGAAGTACTTTACTGCTTGTGAAGATGATAGCAAAATGGTCTCTGGCTATGATGATAGCCACCATAAAGACAAGACCAATGAGGAGAGACTGGAAGACCGTGACATAGACAGAGTACTTAGCTGCTCGTGGACGGCCTAGGCCAAGCTCATTGGATACACGGACACTAATAGTACACAAATATACACATGAGTTTACTAGTTACCTGAATAACAGGAAAAAAGGTCAGATAGTGATGATACCTTATAGCTGCATTTATTCCGATGAATAACATAGCCTCCAAGCCGTTGATATTCATGCTGAAATGTTAAAAACCAAAGAGTGAAAACGTTAAAGAGTCAGATACAAGTTTCTCAAGCTTATTGATGTAAAATGTTGCAGAAAACTAACCATATAGAAAGGGAATCAACAGCGATAACTGCATTGTCAAGACGGCCAGTAAGAACAATGATACTCATCATATACCAGATCTCAAGACAAAGCATAACAGCAGATGCAATGGAGAGTCTAACGAAAGCCCAAATCTCTTTAAAAGCCAACCAAGATAAACCAGTCCAGCCTTCATTACACCAACCAATCACATAAACAATTTGAGCAATTGCAGTTCCCCAGTTTGTAATATTAAACGCCAAAGCAGCACCATTTGTCCCCCAACCAAACTCGATTATAAACAACCAGAGCATAATAACGTGAAGGGAAAGAGCCACAAATCCAATCCAAGCAATAGCAACCACTTTGCTCTGTGCTTGAAGGAACTTAGAGGTTGGGAAATTAAAGGCCAGTGAGAAGAGCTGTGGTATGGTTAGAAGAGTGAACTGTCCAGCTGGAACAGCGATCTCCTCTGCTTGACCGAGTAGTCTCAGAACCGGCGTGGCAAAGATGTAAATAGGAAGgaggaagaaacaagaaacgaACAAGATAATCCAAGATCTCTGCATATAAACTCCTAACATATTGACTTGACCAGCTCCATATGCTTGACCACATAATGTTTCAAGAGCACTTCCCATACCAAGCTGCAaggattcaaaaccaaaaacagaacttATAATTCCTCTGTATGTTCTCTTGATTCATTTTCACAGTAAATTTCTCGATTCGAAAGTTACAACAGTAAAAAAATGAAGCTAGAGAGTGAAAGAGAGTAATACCAAGAAACCGAAGGAGAAGGTACCGATGACggaaagagagatagagacgGCGGAGAGCTCGACTTCGCCGATGTGACCGACAAAGATATTAGTGACTGAGCTAACTCCGTATTGGCAGATGATGTTGAACCCCACAGGAGCAGCTATCATCCACAACTTGGCCGACTCTGTAGATAAGACTCGTTTCACATCGGTCCAGCTCCTCGCCGGAGCATAATCCTCCTCTACTTCGCCACCGTGTGTAAGCAACGGCGCCGTCGGATCCATCTTCTGAAAATGATTAACCAAACGCCACTCACTTCTCttctatatctctctctctctctctctctgcctcTCTGAGTCAAGGTTTGTTGCGGACTTAATGGTTGGTTTATATAACAAACCGTTGAATCATGAATCATgcattttctctttctttaaaataaaagaaaaaaatcctcGTGGAAGctaatgataattaaaatatatactcgTGGACTCTAATAATTCTTCAATGAAAAATccttaaatattatttgacGATGACTTTCCACCAATCCATGCACTAGATCCACAAGTATATACATGTCTCAATTTCTGGACAAGAAATCTAAtgtgttggttttgtttatgtcTTATAAGATTGCAGATTTAATTCGTAACGTAACGCACCCGATTACCTCTAATTATGTAACTAACGAAATATCATTAATGGTTG includes:
- the DTX35 gene encoding detoxifying efflux carrier 35, producing MDPTAPLLTHGGEVEEDYAPARSWTDVKRVLSTESAKLWMIAAPVGFNIICQYGVSSVTNIFVGHIGEVELSAVSISLSVIGTFSFGFLLGMGSALETLCGQAYGAGQVNMLGVYMQRSWIILFVSCFFLLPIYIFATPVLRLLGQAEEIAVPAGQFTLLTIPQLFSLAFNFPTSKFLQAQSKVVAIAWIGFVALSLHVIMLWLFIIEFGWGTNGAALAFNITNWGTAIAQIVYVIGWCNEGWTGLSWLAFKEIWAFVRLSIASAVMLCLEIWYMMSIIVLTGRLDNAVIAVDSLSICMNINGLEAMLFIGINAAISVRVSNELGLGRPRAAKYSVYVTVFQSLLIGLVFMVAIIIARDHFAIIFTSSKVLQRAVSKLAYLLGITMVLNSVQPVVSGVAVGGGWQGLVAYINLGCYYIFGLPFGYLLGYIANFGVMVREFRKWHELSQLMLKLKLMYNVFRDFGLE
- the DTX35 gene encoding detoxifying efflux carrier 35 (detoxifying efflux carrier 35 (DTX35); FUNCTIONS IN: antiporter activity, drug transmembrane transporter activity; INVOLVED IN: anther dehiscence, flavonoid metabolic process, pollen development; LOCATED IN: membrane; EXPRESSED IN: 24 plant structures; EXPRESSED DURING: 13 growth stages; CONTAINS InterPro DOMAIN/s: Multi antimicrobial extrusion protein MatE (InterPro:IPR002528); BEST Arabidopsis thaliana protein match is: MATE efflux family protein (TAIR:AT4G00350.1).), whose protein sequence is MDPTAPLLTHGGEVEEDYAPARSWTDVKRVLSTESAKLWMIAAPVGFNIICQYGVSSVTNIFVGHIGEVELSAVSISLSVIGTFSFGFLLGMGSALETLCGQAYGAGQVNMLGVYMQRSWIILFVSCFFLLPIYIFATPVLRLLGQAEEIAVPAGQFTLLTIPQLFSLAFNFPTSKFLQAQSKVVAIAWIGFVALSLHVIMLWLFIIEFGWGTNGAALAFNITNWGTAIAQIVYVIGWCNEGWTGLSWLAFKEIWAFVRLSIASAVMLCLEIWYMMSIIVLTGRLDNAVIAVDSLSICMNINGLEAMLFIGINAAISVRVSNELGLGRPRAAKYSVYVTVFQSLLIGLVFMVAIIIARDHFAIIFTSSKVLQRAVSKLAYLLGITMVLNSVQPVVSGVAVGGGWQGLVAYINLGCYYIFGLPFGYLLGYIANFGVMGLWSGMIAGTALQTLLLLIVLYKTNWNKEVEETMERMKKWGGSETTSKDILASGWPSGLRRQTQVLVFVRGRGFKPHF
- the DTX35 gene encoding detoxifying efflux carrier 35 (detoxifying efflux carrier 35 (DTX35); FUNCTIONS IN: antiporter activity, drug transmembrane transporter activity; INVOLVED IN: anther dehiscence, flavonoid metabolic process, pollen development; LOCATED IN: plasma membrane, membrane; EXPRESSED IN: 25 plant structures; EXPRESSED DURING: 13 growth stages; CONTAINS InterPro DOMAIN/s: Multi antimicrobial extrusion protein MatE (InterPro:IPR002528); BEST Arabidopsis thaliana protein match is: MATE efflux family protein (TAIR:AT4G00350.1); Has 11724 Blast hits to 11622 proteins in 2105 species: Archae - 230; Bacteria - 8860; Metazoa - 143; Fungi - 322; Plants - 1354; Viruses - 0; Other Eukaryotes - 815 (source: NCBI BLink).), with product MDPTAPLLTHGGEVEEDYAPARSWTDVKRVLSTESAKLWMIAAPVGFNIICQYGVSSVTNIFVGHIGEVELSAVSISLSVIGTFSFGFLLGMGSALETLCGQAYGAGQVNMLGVYMQRSWIILFVSCFFLLPIYIFATPVLRLLGQAEEIAVPAGQFTLLTIPQLFSLAFNFPTSKFLQAQSKVVAIAWIGFVALSLHVIMLWLFIIEFGWGTNGAALAFNITNWGTAIAQIVYVIGWCNEGWTGLSWLAFKEIWAFVRLSIASAVMLCLEIWYMMSIIVLTGRLDNAVIAVDSLSICMNINGLEAMLFIGINAAISVRVSNELGLGRPRAAKYSVYVTVFQSLLIGLVFMVAIIIARDHFAIIFTSSKVLQRAVSKLAYLLGITMVLNSVQPVVSGVAVGGGWQGLVAYINLGCYYIFGLPFGYLLGYIANFGVMGLWSGMIAGTALQTLLLLIVLYKTNWNKEVEETMERMKKWGGSETTSKDILA